One Osmerus mordax isolate fOsmMor3 chromosome 25, fOsmMor3.pri, whole genome shotgun sequence DNA window includes the following coding sequences:
- the si:dkey-251i10.3 gene encoding U3 small nucleolar RNA-associated protein 14 homolog A isoform X2, translated as MESDGAMIKQGMYDDHVENREDPTSISASEDEDGSDDERKNRKLLEAISSLGGKKRKKLAERSEASIQVSEFTVNAEGEGEKINLSDLIGTMDKTTASLSKTKKQLKNLQNSHTTLETPLSKQETQKIHRDVAFDKTAKEVSRWESIVKQNRRAEQLVFPLNQEPSGPKRMDQVVTGWKAQTPLEQEIFSLLHKNKQPIHHPVLTPMEEASLGAMSLEEAKVRRAELQKARVLQSYYEAKAKRERKIKSKKYHRVQNKSKRKEFLKQFDDMLKTDPAAALEELKKMELSRMQERMSLKHQNSGKWAKSKAIMAKYDEGARKAMQSQLEVNKDLTQKVVVVSEEEDEDKDSPDTLPDFVNDSQPLLDPVNPWMRGKLSVEPTVQEVGEGTEAPLLPPEETAQSDGKAESEQEVEETEEEVLLRDFETRRKLRRTEVADSVTVSLEDKETPEENEAEQEVVEISDGEEEDLSEFTSLYQGITNSQKSQSQEAQPEPGQGAVLTEEAPGLLEETLVRIRTLEDVEMLSQNPLHIEGNQPSPPVDQSPNIEETALPCGTQKAGKKMKRKKGIDPNEVLTKEAKMIKVPLAPTAVEDENGEEEQRTIISEAFAGDDVVSDFLKDKRKQEEAGKPKVVDLTLPGWGEWGGQGLKTSRRKQRRFRVKAAPPPPRRDGKLPAIIISEKRDSAVAALQVSQLPFPFENPTQFQHTIRSPIGRTWNTQQVVRKITAPKVVTQLGAIIDPIAREELMKGRKQTIARTGPNILLEPGKEDVKKTAQKGTQKKKKHTKN; from the exons ATGGAAAG TGATGGTGCGATGATTAAACAAGGAATGTATGACGATCATGTGGAGAATCGGGAAGACCCCACCAGCATCAGCGCCAGTGAAGATGAG GATGGCAGTGACGATGAGAGAAAAAACCGCAAGCTCCTGGAGGCTATCAGCTCACTGGGGGGAAAGAAAAG AAAGAAGCTTGCTGAACGATCTGAAGCCAGCATTCAAGTATCAGAGTTCACTGTCAATGCAGAAG GTGAAGGAGAAAAAATCAATCTGTCTGACCTCATTGGTACTATGGACAAAACCACCGCTTCACTCTCCAAGACAAAGAAACAGCTTAAGAATCTTCAGAACAGTCACACTACCTTGGAGACACCCCTAAGCAAACAGGAAACACAAAAG ATCCATAGAGATGTGGCTTTTGACAAAACCGCGAAAGAGGTGTCACGATGGGAGAGTATAGTCAAACAGAACCGAAGGGCAGAGCAGCTGGTTTTCCCCCTGAACCAGGAGCCTTCTGGCCCAAAACGCATGGACCAGGTGGTGACTGGATGGAAG GCTCAAACCCCACTGGAGCAGGAGATATTTAGCCTTCTGCACAAGAACAAGCAACCCATCCACCATCCTGTCCTTACACCCATGGAGGAGGCCTCCTTGGGAGCTATGAGTCTAGAAGAA GCGAAGGTGCGCCGTGCGGAACTCCAAAAGGCCAGAGTGCTGCAGTCATACTACGAAGCAAAAGccaaaagagaaaggaagataAAGAGCAAAAA ATACCACAGGGTACAGAATAAATCAAAGCGTAAGGAGTTTCTGAAGCAGTTTGATGACATGCTTAAGACCGATCCTGCTGCTGCTCTGGAGGAACTGAAGAAGATGGAACTGTCTAGAATGCAG GAAAGAATGTCTCTGAAGCATCAGAACAGTGGCAAGTGGGCCAAGTCAAAGGCTATCATGGCAAAATATGATGAAGGG GCTCGGAAAGCAATGCAGAGCCAGCTAGAGGTGAACAAAGACCTGACCCAGAAAGTGGTGGTAGTGtctgaggaggaagacgaggacaAGGacagcccggacaccctgccaGACTTTGTGAACGACTCACAGCCGTTGCTGGACCCGGTGAATCCCTGGATGAGGGGAAAGCTTTCTGTGGAACCCACGGTgcaggaggtgggtgagggcaCGGAGGCGCCGCTGCTCCCGCCTGAGGAGACGGCACAGTCGGACGGCAAAGCGGAAAGCGAACAGGAAGTAGAGGAAACGGAAGAGGAAGTGCTCCTTCGAGATTTTGAGACGAGGCGCAAGTTGCGGCGGACTGAGGTAGCCGACAGTGTGACTGTGTCTTTGGAAGACAAAG AAACACCAGAGGAGAATGAAGCCGAACAAGAAGTTGTGGAGATCTCTGACGGTGAGGAAGAGGACCTCTCTGAGTTCACTAGCCTTTACCAGGGGATAACCAACAGCCAGAAGTCCCAATCTCAGGAAGCACAGCCAGAACCAGGACAAGGGGCCGTTCTGACCGAGGAGGCTCCAGGCCTGCTGGAGGAGACCCTGGTAAGAATCAGGACACTGGAGGATGTGGAGATGCTAAGTCAGAACCCCCTTCATATCGAAGGAAACCAACCATCACCTCCAGTGGACCAGAGCCCCAACATAGAGGAAACGGCCCTCCCATGTGGTACTCAGAAGGCTGGGAaaaagatgaagagaaagaaagggatcgACCCCAATGAGGTTCTGACCAAAGAGGCCAAAATGATCAAGGTCCCTTTGGCTCCCACGGCCGTGGAGGATGAGAATGGAGAAGAG GAACAAAGGACCATCATCAGTGAGGCGTTTGCGGGGGACGACGTTGTCTCAGACTTTCTGAAGGACaagaggaagcaggaggaggctgggaaaCCTAAGGTCGTGGACTTGACTTTGCCAGGctggggagagtggggaggtcAGGGCCTCAAAACCTCCCGCAGGAAACAAAGGAG GTTCAGGGTGAAAGCAGCACCACCTCCCCCAAGACGAGACGGGAAACTTCCTGCCATCATTATCTCTGAAAAGAGGGATTCGGCCGTCGCTGCACTCCAG GTGAGTCAGCTGCCTTTCCCGTTTGAGAATCCCACACAATTTCAGCACACCATCCGGTCGCCTATCGGGCGCACCTGGAATACCCAGCAAGTCGTGAGAAAGATCACTGCGCCCAAGGTGGTCACCCAGTTAGGTGCCATCATCGACCCCATCGCCCGTGAGGAGCTTATGAAGGGCCGAAAGCAGACGATCGCAAGGACAGGGCCAAACATTCTGCT
- the si:dkey-251i10.3 gene encoding U3 small nucleolar RNA-associated protein 14 homolog A isoform X1 produces MESDDGAMIKQGMYDDHVENREDPTSISASEDEDGSDDERKNRKLLEAISSLGGKKRKKLAERSEASIQVSEFTVNAEGEGEKINLSDLIGTMDKTTASLSKTKKQLKNLQNSHTTLETPLSKQETQKIHRDVAFDKTAKEVSRWESIVKQNRRAEQLVFPLNQEPSGPKRMDQVVTGWKAQTPLEQEIFSLLHKNKQPIHHPVLTPMEEASLGAMSLEEAKVRRAELQKARVLQSYYEAKAKRERKIKSKKYHRVQNKSKRKEFLKQFDDMLKTDPAAALEELKKMELSRMQERMSLKHQNSGKWAKSKAIMAKYDEGARKAMQSQLEVNKDLTQKVVVVSEEEDEDKDSPDTLPDFVNDSQPLLDPVNPWMRGKLSVEPTVQEVGEGTEAPLLPPEETAQSDGKAESEQEVEETEEEVLLRDFETRRKLRRTEVADSVTVSLEDKETPEENEAEQEVVEISDGEEEDLSEFTSLYQGITNSQKSQSQEAQPEPGQGAVLTEEAPGLLEETLVRIRTLEDVEMLSQNPLHIEGNQPSPPVDQSPNIEETALPCGTQKAGKKMKRKKGIDPNEVLTKEAKMIKVPLAPTAVEDENGEEEQRTIISEAFAGDDVVSDFLKDKRKQEEAGKPKVVDLTLPGWGEWGGQGLKTSRRKQRRFRVKAAPPPPRRDGKLPAIIISEKRDSAVAALQVSQLPFPFENPTQFQHTIRSPIGRTWNTQQVVRKITAPKVVTQLGAIIDPIAREELMKGRKQTIARTGPNILLEPGKEDVKKTAQKGTQKKKKHTKN; encoded by the exons ATGGAAAG TGATGATGGTGCGATGATTAAACAAGGAATGTATGACGATCATGTGGAGAATCGGGAAGACCCCACCAGCATCAGCGCCAGTGAAGATGAG GATGGCAGTGACGATGAGAGAAAAAACCGCAAGCTCCTGGAGGCTATCAGCTCACTGGGGGGAAAGAAAAG AAAGAAGCTTGCTGAACGATCTGAAGCCAGCATTCAAGTATCAGAGTTCACTGTCAATGCAGAAG GTGAAGGAGAAAAAATCAATCTGTCTGACCTCATTGGTACTATGGACAAAACCACCGCTTCACTCTCCAAGACAAAGAAACAGCTTAAGAATCTTCAGAACAGTCACACTACCTTGGAGACACCCCTAAGCAAACAGGAAACACAAAAG ATCCATAGAGATGTGGCTTTTGACAAAACCGCGAAAGAGGTGTCACGATGGGAGAGTATAGTCAAACAGAACCGAAGGGCAGAGCAGCTGGTTTTCCCCCTGAACCAGGAGCCTTCTGGCCCAAAACGCATGGACCAGGTGGTGACTGGATGGAAG GCTCAAACCCCACTGGAGCAGGAGATATTTAGCCTTCTGCACAAGAACAAGCAACCCATCCACCATCCTGTCCTTACACCCATGGAGGAGGCCTCCTTGGGAGCTATGAGTCTAGAAGAA GCGAAGGTGCGCCGTGCGGAACTCCAAAAGGCCAGAGTGCTGCAGTCATACTACGAAGCAAAAGccaaaagagaaaggaagataAAGAGCAAAAA ATACCACAGGGTACAGAATAAATCAAAGCGTAAGGAGTTTCTGAAGCAGTTTGATGACATGCTTAAGACCGATCCTGCTGCTGCTCTGGAGGAACTGAAGAAGATGGAACTGTCTAGAATGCAG GAAAGAATGTCTCTGAAGCATCAGAACAGTGGCAAGTGGGCCAAGTCAAAGGCTATCATGGCAAAATATGATGAAGGG GCTCGGAAAGCAATGCAGAGCCAGCTAGAGGTGAACAAAGACCTGACCCAGAAAGTGGTGGTAGTGtctgaggaggaagacgaggacaAGGacagcccggacaccctgccaGACTTTGTGAACGACTCACAGCCGTTGCTGGACCCGGTGAATCCCTGGATGAGGGGAAAGCTTTCTGTGGAACCCACGGTgcaggaggtgggtgagggcaCGGAGGCGCCGCTGCTCCCGCCTGAGGAGACGGCACAGTCGGACGGCAAAGCGGAAAGCGAACAGGAAGTAGAGGAAACGGAAGAGGAAGTGCTCCTTCGAGATTTTGAGACGAGGCGCAAGTTGCGGCGGACTGAGGTAGCCGACAGTGTGACTGTGTCTTTGGAAGACAAAG AAACACCAGAGGAGAATGAAGCCGAACAAGAAGTTGTGGAGATCTCTGACGGTGAGGAAGAGGACCTCTCTGAGTTCACTAGCCTTTACCAGGGGATAACCAACAGCCAGAAGTCCCAATCTCAGGAAGCACAGCCAGAACCAGGACAAGGGGCCGTTCTGACCGAGGAGGCTCCAGGCCTGCTGGAGGAGACCCTGGTAAGAATCAGGACACTGGAGGATGTGGAGATGCTAAGTCAGAACCCCCTTCATATCGAAGGAAACCAACCATCACCTCCAGTGGACCAGAGCCCCAACATAGAGGAAACGGCCCTCCCATGTGGTACTCAGAAGGCTGGGAaaaagatgaagagaaagaaagggatcgACCCCAATGAGGTTCTGACCAAAGAGGCCAAAATGATCAAGGTCCCTTTGGCTCCCACGGCCGTGGAGGATGAGAATGGAGAAGAG GAACAAAGGACCATCATCAGTGAGGCGTTTGCGGGGGACGACGTTGTCTCAGACTTTCTGAAGGACaagaggaagcaggaggaggctgggaaaCCTAAGGTCGTGGACTTGACTTTGCCAGGctggggagagtggggaggtcAGGGCCTCAAAACCTCCCGCAGGAAACAAAGGAG GTTCAGGGTGAAAGCAGCACCACCTCCCCCAAGACGAGACGGGAAACTTCCTGCCATCATTATCTCTGAAAAGAGGGATTCGGCCGTCGCTGCACTCCAG GTGAGTCAGCTGCCTTTCCCGTTTGAGAATCCCACACAATTTCAGCACACCATCCGGTCGCCTATCGGGCGCACCTGGAATACCCAGCAAGTCGTGAGAAAGATCACTGCGCCCAAGGTGGTCACCCAGTTAGGTGCCATCATCGACCCCATCGCCCGTGAGGAGCTTATGAAGGGCCGAAAGCAGACGATCGCAAGGACAGGGCCAAACATTCTGCT
- the si:dkey-251i10.3 gene encoding U3 small nucleolar RNA-associated protein 14 homolog A isoform X3, giving the protein MRMAVTMREKTASSWRLSAHWGERKERSLLNDLKPAFKYQSSLSMQKVNSKKINLSDLIGTMDKTTASLSKTKKQLKNLQNSHTTLETPLSKQETQKIHRDVAFDKTAKEVSRWESIVKQNRRAEQLVFPLNQEPSGPKRMDQVVTGWKAQTPLEQEIFSLLHKNKQPIHHPVLTPMEEASLGAMSLEEAKVRRAELQKARVLQSYYEAKAKRERKIKSKKYHRVQNKSKRKEFLKQFDDMLKTDPAAALEELKKMELSRMQERMSLKHQNSGKWAKSKAIMAKYDEGARKAMQSQLEVNKDLTQKVVVVSEEEDEDKDSPDTLPDFVNDSQPLLDPVNPWMRGKLSVEPTVQEVGEGTEAPLLPPEETAQSDGKAESEQEVEETEEEVLLRDFETRRKLRRTEVADSVTVSLEDKETPEENEAEQEVVEISDGEEEDLSEFTSLYQGITNSQKSQSQEAQPEPGQGAVLTEEAPGLLEETLVRIRTLEDVEMLSQNPLHIEGNQPSPPVDQSPNIEETALPCGTQKAGKKMKRKKGIDPNEVLTKEAKMIKVPLAPTAVEDENGEEEQRTIISEAFAGDDVVSDFLKDKRKQEEAGKPKVVDLTLPGWGEWGGQGLKTSRRKQRRFRVKAAPPPPRRDGKLPAIIISEKRDSAVAALQVSQLPFPFENPTQFQHTIRSPIGRTWNTQQVVRKITAPKVVTQLGAIIDPIAREELMKGRKQTIARTGPNILLEPGKEDVKKTAQKGTQKKKKHTKN; this is encoded by the exons ATGAG GATGGCAGTGACGATGAGAGAAAAAACCGCAAGCTCCTGGAGGCTATCAGCTCACTGGGGGGAAAGAAAAG AAAGAAGCTTGCTGAACGATCTGAAGCCAGCATTCAAGTATCAGAGTTCACTGTCAATGCAGAAGGTAAATTCAA AAAAAATCAATCTGTCTGACCTCATTGGTACTATGGACAAAACCACCGCTTCACTCTCCAAGACAAAGAAACAGCTTAAGAATCTTCAGAACAGTCACACTACCTTGGAGACACCCCTAAGCAAACAGGAAACACAAAAG ATCCATAGAGATGTGGCTTTTGACAAAACCGCGAAAGAGGTGTCACGATGGGAGAGTATAGTCAAACAGAACCGAAGGGCAGAGCAGCTGGTTTTCCCCCTGAACCAGGAGCCTTCTGGCCCAAAACGCATGGACCAGGTGGTGACTGGATGGAAG GCTCAAACCCCACTGGAGCAGGAGATATTTAGCCTTCTGCACAAGAACAAGCAACCCATCCACCATCCTGTCCTTACACCCATGGAGGAGGCCTCCTTGGGAGCTATGAGTCTAGAAGAA GCGAAGGTGCGCCGTGCGGAACTCCAAAAGGCCAGAGTGCTGCAGTCATACTACGAAGCAAAAGccaaaagagaaaggaagataAAGAGCAAAAA ATACCACAGGGTACAGAATAAATCAAAGCGTAAGGAGTTTCTGAAGCAGTTTGATGACATGCTTAAGACCGATCCTGCTGCTGCTCTGGAGGAACTGAAGAAGATGGAACTGTCTAGAATGCAG GAAAGAATGTCTCTGAAGCATCAGAACAGTGGCAAGTGGGCCAAGTCAAAGGCTATCATGGCAAAATATGATGAAGGG GCTCGGAAAGCAATGCAGAGCCAGCTAGAGGTGAACAAAGACCTGACCCAGAAAGTGGTGGTAGTGtctgaggaggaagacgaggacaAGGacagcccggacaccctgccaGACTTTGTGAACGACTCACAGCCGTTGCTGGACCCGGTGAATCCCTGGATGAGGGGAAAGCTTTCTGTGGAACCCACGGTgcaggaggtgggtgagggcaCGGAGGCGCCGCTGCTCCCGCCTGAGGAGACGGCACAGTCGGACGGCAAAGCGGAAAGCGAACAGGAAGTAGAGGAAACGGAAGAGGAAGTGCTCCTTCGAGATTTTGAGACGAGGCGCAAGTTGCGGCGGACTGAGGTAGCCGACAGTGTGACTGTGTCTTTGGAAGACAAAG AAACACCAGAGGAGAATGAAGCCGAACAAGAAGTTGTGGAGATCTCTGACGGTGAGGAAGAGGACCTCTCTGAGTTCACTAGCCTTTACCAGGGGATAACCAACAGCCAGAAGTCCCAATCTCAGGAAGCACAGCCAGAACCAGGACAAGGGGCCGTTCTGACCGAGGAGGCTCCAGGCCTGCTGGAGGAGACCCTGGTAAGAATCAGGACACTGGAGGATGTGGAGATGCTAAGTCAGAACCCCCTTCATATCGAAGGAAACCAACCATCACCTCCAGTGGACCAGAGCCCCAACATAGAGGAAACGGCCCTCCCATGTGGTACTCAGAAGGCTGGGAaaaagatgaagagaaagaaagggatcgACCCCAATGAGGTTCTGACCAAAGAGGCCAAAATGATCAAGGTCCCTTTGGCTCCCACGGCCGTGGAGGATGAGAATGGAGAAGAG GAACAAAGGACCATCATCAGTGAGGCGTTTGCGGGGGACGACGTTGTCTCAGACTTTCTGAAGGACaagaggaagcaggaggaggctgggaaaCCTAAGGTCGTGGACTTGACTTTGCCAGGctggggagagtggggaggtcAGGGCCTCAAAACCTCCCGCAGGAAACAAAGGAG GTTCAGGGTGAAAGCAGCACCACCTCCCCCAAGACGAGACGGGAAACTTCCTGCCATCATTATCTCTGAAAAGAGGGATTCGGCCGTCGCTGCACTCCAG GTGAGTCAGCTGCCTTTCCCGTTTGAGAATCCCACACAATTTCAGCACACCATCCGGTCGCCTATCGGGCGCACCTGGAATACCCAGCAAGTCGTGAGAAAGATCACTGCGCCCAAGGTGGTCACCCAGTTAGGTGCCATCATCGACCCCATCGCCCGTGAGGAGCTTATGAAGGGCCGAAAGCAGACGATCGCAAGGACAGGGCCAAACATTCTGCT